The following proteins are co-located in the Helicobacter acinonychis genome:
- a CDS encoding FtsX-like permease family protein codes for MNTLKKHLAFIIPLVALLFGLECVLFINGAIAQKEKKLIEDYSVVLASTQKLGLELLRQNFSEIVALKEIDPNYSLEPLQKTLGLDGIKTLRKNLPFFYSLQLSSFPTQERLENIKEKLLKIPGVQKVEVFAKTYMQVYDLLSLIKATIYIFALVIFVLSVLLMFKQVRIWIYQYHERLEIMDLLGASASFKNGFLYKIALVDSLIASFIAPMLMLYITSQKNFEKIMDTLGIIGSDFVLNNFLWGLLFSLVVSFISVLLVAWRTKLCIN; via the coding sequence ATGAATACTCTTAAAAAACATTTAGCCTTTATCATTCCCCTTGTGGCGTTGTTGTTTGGTTTGGAATGCGTGCTGTTTATCAATGGGGCGATCGCACAGAAAGAAAAAAAATTGATTGAAGATTATTCAGTCGTGTTAGCTAGCACGCAAAAATTAGGGTTAGAATTGTTGCGTCAAAATTTTAGCGAGATCGTGGCACTAAAAGAGATCGATCCTAATTATTCCTTAGAACCTCTTCAAAAAACTCTAGGCTTAGATGGTATCAAAACATTAAGAAAAAATTTGCCCTTTTTTTATTCTTTGCAACTTTCTAGCTTCCCTACTCAAGAGCGTTTAGAAAACATTAAAGAAAAATTGCTCAAAATCCCTGGCGTTCAAAAAGTTGAAGTCTTTGCCAAAACTTACATGCAAGTGTATGATCTCTTAAGTTTGATTAAAGCCACTATTTATATCTTTGCGTTAGTCATCTTTGTCTTATCGGTTTTATTGATGTTCAAGCAAGTCCGCATTTGGATCTATCAATACCATGAGAGGTTGGAGATTATGGATTTATTGGGGGCCTCGGCGTCTTTTAAAAATGGGTTTTTGTATAAAATAGCTTTGGTGGATTCTTTAATCGCTAGTTTTATAGCTCCCATGTTAATGCTTTATATCACTTCACAAAAAAATTTTGAAAAAATCATGGATACTTTGGGTATTATAGGGAGTGATTTTGTTTTAAATAATTTTTTATGGGGATTGCTTTTTAGCCTTGTGGTCTCATTTATTTCTGTTTTACTTGTAGCTTGGAGAACCAAATTATGTATAAATTAG
- a CDS encoding ABC transporter ATP-binding protein yields MSIIIAANNLCLQYQQNEPVIKHANLRIKRKDFVFISGSSGSGKSTLLRSFYGDLKVFSGKLEVCNINMNNASKTMILDLRKNIGVVFQDYKLIQDYTIEQNIKLPMVICGVKKEECHLQLEKLLGYIDLRHKANRYPKELSGGEQQRVAMARAMANCPELILADEPTGNLDDYSSDKIWSLLRGMNTQLNATIVVVTHKFPKNFSAYHRKFYIEDGEVYEYS; encoded by the coding sequence ATGAGTATAATCATTGCAGCGAATAATCTATGCTTACAATACCAACAAAACGAGCCGGTCATCAAACATGCTAATTTACGCATCAAACGGAAGGATTTTGTGTTTATTTCAGGGTCTAGTGGGAGCGGTAAAAGCACGCTTTTGCGTTCGTTTTATGGGGATTTAAAAGTTTTTAGCGGTAAATTAGAAGTTTGTAATATCAACATGAATAATGCTTCAAAAACGATGATTTTAGATTTGCGTAAAAATATCGGCGTGGTTTTTCAAGACTATAAATTGATCCAAGATTACACGATTGAGCAAAATATCAAACTGCCTATGGTGATTTGCGGTGTTAAAAAAGAAGAATGCCACTTGCAGCTAGAAAAACTTTTAGGGTATATTGATTTACGCCATAAGGCTAACCGCTACCCTAAAGAACTCAGTGGGGGTGAGCAACAAAGAGTGGCTATGGCAAGGGCTATGGCAAACTGCCCTGAACTCATTTTAGCCGATGAGCCTACTGGGAATTTAGACGATTATTCTAGTGATAAAATTTGGAGCTTATTAAGGGGCATGAACACGCAATTAAACGCTACGATCGTAGTGGTTACGCATAAATTCCCTAAAAATTTTAGCGCTTATCATAGGAAATTTTATATAGAAGATGGGGAAGTTTATGAATACTCTTAA
- the trmB gene encoding tRNA (guanosine(46)-N7)-methyltransferase TrmB, giving the protein MPHFLAKLDCKPLEYPIISGDFCFHKEFSSLKHPTKSCVYASFKDHIFLLQKIRRANDFLIKSEKATPLKREILKQALRIYAQSFEVILHNLQENSKHASGKKALDLEDFEDFIKENQAPILMEIGFGSGRHLMELAKNNPTKTCLGIEIYTPSIAQVLKQIELLDLKNLHVLQGDGRLVLESIPHHKCEKIFVHFPVPWNDKKHRRVLSERFLDEALRVLEPNGFLELRTDDTLYFEDSLKLALKHFKSEIEIKKNAQIPVVSKYEARWNKLKKDIYDLRIYSLESNETPFNNHAFDFSFDTITLNQKSVGMILKTPKIIKEGYFVHVCNIYENKGDFLVELSMGDFDWPMRLFVLSVKNQVFYLNKSPLKTLNNHKAHLLLQNILKEFDEYNHCSE; this is encoded by the coding sequence ATGCCCCATTTTTTAGCCAAGTTAGATTGCAAACCTTTAGAATACCCAATAATAAGTGGGGATTTTTGTTTTCATAAAGAATTTTCAAGCTTAAAACACCCCACTAAAAGTTGTGTGTATGCGAGTTTTAAAGACCATATTTTTTTATTGCAAAAAATCAGGCGAGCGAATGATTTTTTAATCAAAAGCGAAAAAGCAACGCCCTTAAAAAGAGAGATTTTAAAACAAGCCTTAAGGATTTATGCACAATCTTTTGAAGTGATTTTGCATAATTTGCAAGAAAATTCTAAACATGCGAGCGGAAAAAAAGCCCTTGATTTAGAGGATTTTGAAGACTTTATCAAAGAAAATCAAGCCCCTATTTTAATGGAAATTGGTTTTGGGAGTGGGAGGCATTTGATGGAATTAGCCAAAAACAACCCCACTAAAACATGTTTAGGGATAGAAATTTATACCCCCTCTATCGCACAAGTATTAAAACAAATAGAATTATTGGATTTAAAAAATCTGCATGTGTTACAAGGCGATGGTCGTTTGGTTTTAGAGAGCATACCGCATCACAAGTGCGAGAAAATTTTTGTGCATTTCCCTGTGCCGTGGAATGACAAAAAACACCGCCGAGTGTTAAGCGAAAGATTTTTAGACGAAGCTTTAAGGGTTTTAGAACCTAATGGGTTTTTGGAATTACGCACTGATGATACTCTTTATTTTGAAGACAGCCTAAAATTAGCCTTAAAACATTTTAAAAGCGAAATAGAAATCAAAAAAAACGCTCAAATCCCAGTTGTCAGCAAGTATGAAGCGCGTTGGAATAAACTCAAAAAAGATATTTATGATTTAAGAATTTATTCTTTAGAATCCAATGAAACCCCTTTTAATAACCATGCATTTGATTTTTCTTTTGATACAATAACACTTAATCAAAAGAGCGTTGGAATGATTTTAAAAACCCCAAAAATCATTAAAGAAGGGTATTTTGTGCATGTTTGCAATATCTATGAGAATAAGGGGGATTTTTTAGTGGAATTGAGCATGGGGGATTTTGATTGGCCTATGCGTTTGTTTGTTTTATCAGTAAAAAATCAAGTTTTTTACCTCAATAAAAGCCCATTAAAAACTTTAAACAACCACAAAGCGCATCTTTTGCTTCAAAATATCCTAAAGGAATTTGATGAGTATAATCATTGCAGCGAATAA